The Fortiea contorta PCC 7126 genome has a segment encoding these proteins:
- a CDS encoding ATP-binding protein, with amino-acid sequence MNSLFTNLLSLQRIEYLIIDQELNILEKSLGVERLDTCEQAHKGQDIRLIFPELTGLEDIFQEILQGRRNNFKLKGMMRSAVNNSDAPVYIDICITNNIHNNYQSHELMILIEDVTNRMVLEQALTQATNEANLLLNKLSATNQYVNQIMESMVDVLMVTTLSGKIKKLNLSAQVLLEYSEAELIGQPICKFITGVDNLITKTGEIQKTSLTNIHQELNSPTISVPLIKEAESVCHTRTGKIIPVAFSCSMVQTEVEHFQGYVYIIRDITERKQAELAKREFIAMISHEIRTPITSVTGMASLLLNSELSIQQQDFVKTIYSSSNILLKIINDILDFSKIDSGKIEIETQPFNLIICLHEAINLLLPKAREKGLKLTLLELSDLPEMIVGDITRLRQVLVNLLNNAIKFTEVGDVEISVKVFKKQELKNAVEIQFAVRDTGIGIPSDRFERLFLAFSQVNASITRQYGGTGLGLAVCKQLCELMGGRIWVESQVNVGSKFYFTIVAPVFDEPGGNNADIANDTQINTRMAKQFPLRILLVEDHIINQRMIGLMLQGMGYQPDIVNNGLEALAALHRQLYDVVLMDIQMPQMDGLTATQHIYQEWTKETRPWIIALTASAMREVELEKQRYLSLGINDYLTKPIRIQELMTALKKCQPLVDSFKNQDMQTKEIEEQDTIKHPVDYAALDEILQMASFNPAINAREFILETIDYYLAETPKILQDIHTYLEQKKYANLRRCVHTLASTSATLGAGDLAILCRELEAILIQENFHDVANLIEKMQTEYHRVQIALQQEQKKYSYPL; translated from the coding sequence ATGAATTCATTATTCACTAATTTATTATCACTACAAAGAATTGAATATTTGATTATTGATCAGGAATTAAATATCTTAGAAAAGTCACTAGGAGTAGAACGTTTAGATACCTGTGAGCAAGCGCACAAAGGTCAAGATATTCGATTAATTTTTCCTGAATTAACTGGACTAGAAGATATTTTTCAGGAAATTTTGCAGGGTAGGAGAAATAATTTTAAACTAAAAGGAATGATGCGTTCCGCTGTTAATAACAGCGATGCTCCTGTGTATATAGATATTTGTATTACTAATAATATACATAATAACTATCAAAGTCATGAATTAATGATTCTTATCGAAGATGTCACGAACAGAATGGTACTGGAACAGGCTTTAACTCAGGCTACAAATGAAGCCAACCTGTTATTAAATAAATTAAGTGCTACTAACCAATATGTTAATCAAATTATGGAGTCAATGGTTGATGTTTTAATGGTGACGACTTTATCAGGAAAAATAAAAAAACTTAATTTATCTGCCCAAGTTCTCTTAGAATATTCTGAAGCGGAACTGATTGGACAACCTATTTGTAAATTTATCACTGGAGTTGATAATTTAATCACAAAAACAGGCGAAATACAAAAGACTTCTCTTACTAATATTCATCAAGAATTAAACTCTCCTACTATTTCTGTTCCTTTAATCAAAGAGGCTGAAAGTGTTTGTCACACTCGGACAGGAAAAATCATTCCTGTGGCTTTTTCTTGTTCAATGGTACAGACTGAAGTTGAGCATTTCCAGGGTTATGTTTACATAATTCGAGACATAACTGAACGCAAGCAAGCAGAACTAGCGAAGCGGGAGTTTATAGCTATGATTAGCCATGAAATTCGCACTCCTATCACATCGGTCACTGGAATGGCGAGTTTATTACTCAATAGTGAATTGAGTATTCAACAACAGGATTTTGTGAAAACTATTTATAGTAGTAGTAATATTTTATTAAAAATCATCAATGATATTTTAGATTTTTCTAAAATTGACTCGGGAAAAATAGAAATAGAAACACAACCTTTTAATCTGATAATTTGTCTTCATGAAGCCATTAATCTACTTCTACCTAAAGCTAGAGAAAAAGGTTTAAAACTGACATTGTTAGAGTTGTCAGACCTTCCTGAGATGATTGTGGGAGACATTACTAGATTGCGCCAAGTTTTAGTAAATTTACTCAACAATGCTATTAAATTTACTGAAGTTGGCGATGTTGAGATTTCAGTAAAAGTATTTAAAAAACAAGAATTAAAAAATGCAGTAGAAATACAATTTGCTGTGAGAGATACAGGAATTGGAATTCCTAGCGATCGCTTTGAGCGTCTGTTTCTGGCTTTCAGTCAAGTCAATGCTTCCATCACCCGCCAGTACGGTGGTACTGGTCTAGGGCTGGCTGTTTGCAAACAGTTATGTGAGTTGATGGGTGGGCGAATTTGGGTAGAAAGTCAGGTAAATGTAGGTAGTAAATTTTACTTTACTATTGTGGCTCCTGTGTTTGATGAGCCGGGAGGAAATAACGCAGATATTGCCAATGATACCCAAATTAATACTCGAATGGCAAAGCAATTTCCTTTAAGGATACTGTTAGTAGAAGACCATATTATTAATCAGAGGATGATAGGATTAATGTTGCAAGGCATGGGCTATCAACCAGATATTGTCAATAACGGTTTAGAAGCACTTGCGGCGTTGCATCGTCAACTCTATGATGTGGTATTGATGGATATACAAATGCCGCAAATGGACGGTTTAACGGCTACACAGCATATATATCAAGAGTGGACAAAGGAAACTCGCCCGTGGATTATTGCTCTTACAGCTAGTGCAATGCGGGAAGTAGAGCTTGAGAAACAAAGATATTTATCATTAGGTATTAATGATTATCTCACTAAACCTATTCGCATTCAAGAATTGATGACAGCGCTAAAAAAATGTCAGCCACTAGTTGATAGTTTTAAAAATCAGGATATGCAAACAAAAGAAATAGAAGAGCAAGACACAATTAAACATCCTGTTGACTACGCTGCTTTAGACGAAATTTTGCAAATGGCAAGTTTTAATCCAGCAATAAATGCACGGGAATTTATTTTAGAAACTATTGACTATTATCTCGCAGAAACCCCAAAAATTTTACAAGATATCCATACCTATTTAGAGCAAAAAAAATATGCGAATTTGCGTCGTTGTGTGCATACACTTGCTTCTACCAGCGCTACTTTGGGTGCTGGGGATTTAGCAATTTTATGTAGGGAATTGGAAGCAATATTAATTCAAGAAAATTTTCATGATGTAGCAAATTTAATTGAGAAAATGCAAACAGAATATCACAGAGTACAAATTGCTTTACAACAGGAGCAAAAGAAATACAGCTATCCTCTGTGA
- a CDS encoding response regulator produces the protein MRILLIDDDELFSHLLKANLTEQRYTVDVAKDGEEGWSFLEAASYDLIVLDVMLPKLDGISFCRRLRAKGLQLLVLLLTGRGTTDDKILGLDAGADDYVVKPIPLPELEARIRALLRRKTTTGSPTLEWGNLRLDPSQCEVTYSGVVLHLTAKEYALLELFMRHTEKTHSQSSILNQLWSLEDEPPTPDTVRALIKRLRQKLKTVSADDLIETVYGLGYRLNPALQKVKQKEVISHSYRSQSYQEMNTNISEETKLKVLDQIFILEQCIENIKYSFLNVHAWETAKQESHKLISSLGIMGLFASTETAREIEILLQKPENLTQKQQDFLTEEVKKIRLLVECVTPQEIAKETIDDSVNHKNEPDIVQTRLLIVDQDQELVDSLVVAANMRGIQTAIAPHPQLALAAIRRVPPDIVLLDLVNENTQEEALILLDELSKQMPPIPVIVFHNGEQTQKKLAINRYKIKSFLRKPIASEQILAAITQALKPHSLPTEAKVLVVDDDWMTLRFLQTLLTPWGLQITTLRHPKNFWDELVQLTPDLLILDVQMPDIDGIELCQTLRNDSRWAWLPIVFLTGQRDTETIQKIFAAGGDDYVSKPIVAPELITRIFNRLERTRLLREQAEIDLLTGLPNRHRSSQDLSKFLHIAKQYQQPFCLAVLTLDNLTQINRNYGHQLGEQMLRRLTYLLRQELRSEDIISRWDSAEFIVGMYGMRRCNSVEWLAQVLEQLRQTKLQTSDSEAITITFSAGVSQYPLDGTSIQTLYQTAGLVLEKARESGGDRILPANWRPLQSQPFSLMDVILIHQDSAFAKLILQAMTTRGYHTHWLQDGKTALEILKGSNSTLHSRIILLADDLLEPKGLEILKQFKRDKITQRSKVLWLSSNLNEVEKALSLGCYDYVNIPCNIPALMNRLCQILE, from the coding sequence ATGAGAATTTTGCTTATAGACGACGATGAATTGTTTTCTCATTTGCTCAAAGCAAATTTGACTGAGCAACGTTATACCGTAGATGTTGCTAAAGATGGTGAGGAAGGTTGGAGTTTTTTAGAAGCAGCTAGCTATGATTTAATTGTGTTAGATGTGATGTTGCCAAAACTAGATGGAATAAGTTTCTGTCGGCGATTACGGGCTAAAGGCTTGCAACTGCTAGTACTGCTTTTAACTGGTAGAGGTACGACTGACGATAAGATTCTTGGTCTGGATGCTGGTGCAGATGATTATGTCGTTAAACCGATACCATTACCAGAATTAGAAGCCAGGATTCGCGCCTTACTACGTCGCAAGACGACAACTGGATCACCTACCTTAGAATGGGGAAATTTGCGATTAGATCCTAGTCAATGTGAGGTGACTTATAGTGGTGTGGTTTTGCATCTCACTGCTAAAGAATATGCTTTATTAGAATTGTTCATGAGACATACAGAAAAAACTCACAGTCAAAGTAGCATTCTCAATCAGTTGTGGTCTTTAGAGGATGAACCACCCACACCTGATACTGTAAGAGCACTAATTAAAAGGCTCAGACAAAAACTAAAAACTGTGAGCGCAGATGATTTAATTGAAACTGTTTATGGCTTAGGTTATCGTCTTAACCCAGCTTTACAAAAGGTGAAACAAAAAGAGGTGATATCTCATTCTTACCGTTCACAAAGCTATCAGGAGATGAATACAAATATCTCAGAAGAAACGAAACTAAAAGTACTTGACCAGATTTTCATTCTAGAACAATGTATTGAAAACATAAAATATAGTTTTTTGAATGTTCATGCATGGGAAACAGCTAAACAAGAATCGCACAAATTAATTAGTTCTTTAGGAATAATGGGATTATTTGCATCTACTGAGACTGCTAGAGAGATAGAAATACTGTTACAAAAACCAGAAAATTTAACACAAAAACAGCAAGATTTTTTAACAGAGGAAGTAAAAAAAATACGTTTACTGGTTGAATGTGTAACTCCACAAGAAATAGCCAAAGAAACAATCGACGATAGCGTTAATCATAAAAATGAGCCAGATATAGTCCAGACTAGATTGTTAATTGTAGATCAAGATCAAGAGCTGGTTGACAGTTTAGTTGTTGCAGCTAATATGAGGGGAATACAAACAGCGATCGCACCTCATCCCCAGTTAGCTTTAGCCGCTATTCGGCGAGTTCCTCCAGACATAGTGTTACTAGATTTAGTTAATGAAAATACTCAAGAAGAAGCATTAATTCTCCTAGACGAATTGTCAAAACAAATGCCTCCTATCCCAGTAATAGTCTTTCATAACGGTGAACAAACACAAAAAAAACTAGCAATTAATCGCTATAAAATTAAAAGCTTTCTTCGCAAACCTATCGCCTCAGAGCAAATTTTAGCAGCTATCACTCAAGCACTAAAACCTCATTCACTCCCGACAGAAGCAAAGGTTTTAGTTGTAGATGATGATTGGATGACCTTACGTTTTTTACAAACATTATTAACACCTTGGGGACTACAAATTACTACTCTCCGTCACCCTAAAAATTTTTGGGATGAATTGGTACAATTGACACCAGATTTGCTCATCCTGGATGTACAAATGCCGGATATTGATGGTATTGAACTATGTCAAACTTTACGTAATGATTCGCGTTGGGCGTGGCTACCAATTGTATTTCTTACTGGACAACGAGATACAGAAACTATTCAAAAAATATTTGCTGCTGGTGGTGATGATTATGTTAGTAAACCAATTGTAGCCCCAGAGTTAATTACCCGGATTTTTAACCGTTTGGAACGCACTCGGTTGTTGCGGGAACAAGCAGAAATTGATTTACTAACGGGTTTACCTAATCGCCACCGTTCTAGTCAAGATTTAAGTAAGTTTTTACATATAGCCAAGCAATATCAACAACCTTTTTGTTTAGCTGTGCTCACATTAGATAATTTAACTCAGATTAACCGCAACTATGGACATCAACTAGGGGAACAAATGCTGCGTCGGTTGACGTATTTATTACGCCAGGAACTGCGGAGTGAAGATATTATCTCTCGTTGGGATAGCGCCGAGTTTATTGTGGGAATGTATGGAATGAGACGGTGTAACAGCGTGGAATGGTTAGCACAGGTACTGGAACAATTGCGCCAAACCAAATTGCAAACATCCGATTCAGAAGCAATTACAATCACCTTTAGCGCTGGAGTCAGTCAATATCCCCTAGACGGAACCAGCATTCAAACTCTTTATCAAACGGCTGGATTAGTATTAGAAAAAGCTAGAGAAAGTGGTGGCGATCGCATTTTACCAGCAAATTGGCGACCTCTGCAATCTCAACCTTTCTCCCTGATGGATGTCATCTTGATACACCAAGATTCTGCTTTTGCAAAGCTAATTTTGCAGGCGATGACAACACGCGGTTATCATACACACTGGTTACAAGATGGTAAAACTGCTTTAGAGATATTGAAAGGAAGTAATTCTACCTTGCATAGTCGCATTATTTTACTAGCAGATGATTTACTAGAACCAAAAGGACTGGAAATTCTTAAACAATTTAAACGTGACAAAATAACTCAACGCTCTAAAGTTTTGTGGTTATCGAGTAATTTAAACGAAGTGGAAAAAGCTTTAAGTTTAGGTTGCTATGATTATGTGAATATACCTTGTAATATTCCCGCACTTATGAACCGTCTTTGTCAAATTTTAGAATAA
- a CDS encoding Rab family GTPase has product MSIISKKICLIGDFGVGKTSLIRRFVEGQFSDQYLSTVGVKISRKLVNVTDNLSPDKQQLQMIIWDIEGSNRFKAIAPSYFQGAKGAVIIGDMTVKDTLDHLLGHIQSFLAVSPKSNIVIALNKSDLIENEYLESLRQFYKFSEIEPVIATYITSAKTGENVGEIFETLAQKLI; this is encoded by the coding sequence ATGTCTATAATATCTAAAAAAATTTGTTTAATTGGTGATTTTGGTGTGGGTAAAACTAGCCTAATTCGCAGATTTGTAGAAGGTCAATTTAGTGACCAGTATCTTTCAACTGTGGGGGTAAAGATTTCTCGGAAATTGGTGAATGTTACCGACAATCTTAGCCCAGATAAGCAACAGTTACAGATGATTATCTGGGATATTGAAGGTAGTAATAGATTTAAAGCGATCGCTCCCAGTTATTTTCAAGGCGCAAAAGGCGCAGTAATCATCGGTGATATGACAGTTAAAGATACTCTCGATCATCTTTTAGGACATATCCAGAGTTTTTTAGCGGTTAGCCCTAAAAGTAATATTGTTATAGCATTAAATAAATCAGATTTAATTGAAAATGAATATTTAGAAAGTCTGCGACAATTTTATAAATTTAGCGAAATAGAGCCTGTCATAGCTACTTATATAACCTCGGCTAAAACGGGTGAGAATGTTGGGGAAATATTTGAAACTTTAGCCCAAAAACTTATTTAA